In the genome of Leptospira congkakensis, one region contains:
- a CDS encoding adenosylcobinamide-GDP ribazoletransferase has translation MFQYILLEIRLFFVCMSFLTRIPSPRWVDFKEEWLHHSIKYSPTVGFLLGSLQWFVFIFFQFLFGPTIAFTISIGFLLILTGAFHEDGFSDFCDGIGGGWKREDILRIMKDSRVGSFGAVGISLLILLKVLGVSETFSQFQMKGLPFTINANTNWHILSVWLYFVSAHSLSRFFSIFMMKLLPYAKEEGYAKPMAKEITWPQIFFASIFGIVPYLSLVYLHPNFLLSLACIIPSYVYMHSLMKRWIGGFTGDCLGAVQQVVETCLWISGVFLWTSI, from the coding sequence ATGTTTCAATATATCCTTTTAGAAATTCGATTGTTTTTTGTCTGTATGTCTTTTCTAACAAGAATTCCATCTCCACGTTGGGTTGATTTCAAAGAAGAATGGTTACACCATTCAATCAAATATTCACCAACTGTTGGTTTTTTACTTGGTAGCTTACAATGGTTTGTGTTCATTTTTTTCCAATTTTTATTTGGACCAACTATCGCGTTTACGATTTCAATTGGTTTTTTACTCATTCTCACAGGAGCCTTCCATGAGGATGGATTTTCCGATTTTTGTGATGGGATTGGCGGAGGATGGAAAAGAGAAGATATCTTAAGGATAATGAAAGACAGTCGTGTTGGAAGTTTTGGAGCCGTTGGAATCTCGCTTCTAATACTTTTAAAAGTATTAGGTGTGTCAGAAACTTTTTCCCAATTCCAGATGAAAGGTCTTCCATTCACAATCAATGCTAATACGAATTGGCACATACTCAGCGTTTGGTTGTATTTTGTTTCCGCACATAGCCTCAGTCGCTTTTTTTCCATTTTTATGATGAAATTACTTCCTTATGCCAAAGAAGAAGGTTATGCGAAACCTATGGCAAAGGAAATCACTTGGCCTCAAATCTTCTTTGCAAGTATCTTTGGCATCGTACCTTATTTATCGTTGGTTTACCTACATCCCAATTTTTTATTGAGTCTCGCGTGTATCATTCCTAGTTATGTTTATATGCATTCATTAATGAAACGTTGGATCGGTGGATTTACAGGTGATTGTTTGGGTGCAGTTCAACAAGTAGTAGAAACTTGTCTTTGGATTTCAGGAGTATTTTTATGGACCTCTATTTAA
- the cobT gene encoding nicotinate-nucleotide--dimethylbenzimidazole phosphoribosyltransferase: protein MSPFSLPSISPVTDVLRKSIRSKIDNKTKPLGSLGDLETLALQLAEIQNTVSPELKNPKLILFAGDHGITEEPVSLYPKDVTWQMVLNFLSGGACANVFAKHSHIGVEVVDAGVDHDWDGKTPKPIERKIRKGTSNFLKSKAMSLDEAKETILSGIELVNETRYESTNIFLFGEMGIGNTSAASLILSHLTDIPLRKLVGRGTGLNNSGKENKFKILSEAFDRTGKLKDPLEILSEFGGFEIGMMSGAMLGAAAQRKTFVVDGFISTAAFAIAFALNPTVKDYSIFSHLSEEEGHTVVLDHWKQRPLLRLNLRLGEGSGALAAYPLIELSVKFLNEMASFADAGVSNSDSKQ, encoded by the coding sequence ATGTCACCATTTTCCCTACCTTCCATTTCTCCTGTAACCGATGTTTTGCGAAAGTCCATCCGCAGTAAAATAGACAATAAAACCAAACCTTTAGGTTCCTTAGGCGATTTGGAAACCCTTGCTTTACAACTGGCGGAAATTCAAAATACGGTATCTCCGGAGCTAAAAAATCCAAAGCTCATCCTTTTTGCCGGAGACCATGGGATTACAGAAGAACCAGTTTCTTTATATCCTAAGGATGTTACCTGGCAGATGGTTTTGAATTTTTTATCAGGTGGAGCCTGTGCCAATGTCTTCGCCAAACACAGTCATATCGGTGTGGAAGTGGTAGATGCTGGAGTGGATCATGATTGGGATGGGAAAACCCCGAAACCAATCGAAAGAAAAATTCGGAAAGGAACTTCCAATTTTCTAAAATCGAAAGCCATGTCATTAGATGAAGCGAAAGAAACAATACTTAGTGGCATAGAACTGGTGAACGAAACAAGATATGAATCAACAAATATATTTTTATTCGGCGAAATGGGTATTGGTAATACTTCTGCAGCTTCTCTCATTCTATCTCATTTAACAGACATTCCACTCAGAAAACTTGTTGGAAGAGGAACTGGACTCAATAACAGCGGGAAGGAAAACAAATTTAAAATCCTTTCAGAAGCCTTCGATAGAACTGGAAAACTAAAAGATCCGTTAGAAATACTTTCTGAATTTGGTGGTTTTGAAATTGGTATGATGTCGGGAGCTATGTTGGGAGCAGCGGCGCAGAGAAAAACATTTGTAGTGGATGGTTTTATTTCCACTGCCGCCTTTGCAATTGCTTTTGCATTGAACCCAACGGTAAAAGACTATTCCATTTTTTCTCACTTATCCGAAGAAGAAGGACATACTGTTGTATTGGATCATTGGAAACAAAGACCCTTACTTCGACTCAACCTTCGTTTAGGAGAAGGAAGTGGAGCACTTGCTGCCTATCCACTCATTGAACTAAGTGTAAAATTCTTAAATGAAATGGCATCCTTTGCTGATGCTGGTGTTAGTAATTCTGATTCAAAACAATAA